From the genome of Vicia villosa cultivar HV-30 ecotype Madison, WI linkage group LG2, Vvil1.0, whole genome shotgun sequence, one region includes:
- the LOC131649699 gene encoding proline-rich receptor-like protein kinase PERK9, with protein MDDPNPPKPILPNLNLSPPVSPDQELPVVPQSSQPPPLNNPPQPNSPPPQQPPSFPPQPQLSVQDPRQQSPEDSRPDRDASPPPKYPPAQPNSPQQPQPPNFSPWQSPTNLHSPPQQPPSFPPQPQILVQDPQLQSPQDPEPDATPQQPPPPPSSHSPTQQPLNLPPQPQILVQDPQLQSPQEPWPEELQPSPPREYLIETGGRVYTVTLPHSPRSHLRPDELSTPETSDSLPGSSGAPSDTASGNTSPLPPSQ; from the coding sequence atggatGATCCTAATCCTCCCAAACCAATACTGCCCAATTTAAATCTTTCTCCTCCTGTTTCACCTGACCAAGAACTTCCTGTAGTACCTCAGTCATCACAACCACCACCCCTAAATAATCCTCCACAGCCTAACTCTCCTCCTCCGCAGCAGCCGCCAAGCTTTCCACCACAGCCACAATTATCAGTCCAAGATCCTCGACAGCAATCACCGGAAGACTCGCGGCCAGACCGAGACGCTTCACCACCACCAAAATACCCTCCAGCACAGCCCAACTCTCCGCAACAACCACAACCACCAAACTTCTCTCCTTGGCAATCACCGACCAACTTACACTCTCCACCACAGCAGCCGCCAAGCTTTCCACCACAGCCACAAATATTAGTCCAAGATCCTCAGCTGCAATCACCGCAAGACCCAGAACCGGATGCTACaccacaacaaccaccaccacctccaTCGTCACACTCTCCGACACAGCAGCCGCTGAACTTACCACCACAGCCTCAAATATTAGTCCAAGATCCTCAGCTGCAATCACCGCAAGAACCATGGCCAGAGGAGCTACAACCTTCACCTCCACGTGAATATTTAATCGAAACTGGCGGAAGAGTCTACACCGTCACCTTACCACACTCTCCGCGAAGTCACCTGCGGCCAGATGAACTTTCTACACCGGAAACGTCAGACTCTCTACCGGGCTCTTCAGGCGCTCCATCGGACACAGCATCAGGAAATACTTCCCCTCTTCCTCCCTCACAATGA